In Brevibacterium zhoupengii, the following are encoded in one genomic region:
- the prmC gene encoding peptide chain release factor N(5)-glutamine methyltransferase encodes MSTVLRGAAQLLARADVPNPDPDAAALLAHAWGLDAAELARRRLLGDTVPAGVTEVFAQLIDRRRQRVPLQHIVGVAAFRHLELQVGPGVFVPRPETELLVTEVLEELERQNNAHEPLVIDLCSGSGAITLSLATEHPRLSIIGVEREAEALNWSLKNLASVNLGDSTAELISGDATTFADDSPGVRGSADVVVTNPPYVPDEAVPRDAEVREHDPAAALYGGHTGLEIPALIIRQAEKLLRPGGFFIMEHSEEQGPAARELIMSTASLRQPATYPDYTGRDRYTVAHRVTEDDL; translated from the coding sequence GTGTCGACGGTGCTGCGCGGGGCCGCGCAGCTGCTGGCCCGCGCCGATGTCCCGAACCCCGACCCCGATGCCGCAGCCCTCCTCGCTCATGCCTGGGGACTCGATGCCGCCGAACTTGCGCGCAGACGACTCCTCGGCGATACCGTTCCTGCCGGAGTGACAGAAGTCTTTGCACAGCTCATCGACCGACGACGTCAACGCGTCCCCCTTCAGCACATCGTCGGTGTCGCCGCCTTTCGTCATCTCGAACTTCAGGTTGGACCTGGTGTCTTCGTTCCTCGCCCCGAGACGGAGCTTCTCGTCACCGAGGTTCTCGAAGAATTGGAGCGGCAGAATAACGCCCACGAACCCCTTGTCATCGATCTGTGTTCGGGCTCGGGAGCGATCACACTCTCCCTGGCCACAGAACATCCGCGGTTATCCATCATCGGCGTCGAGCGTGAGGCCGAGGCCCTGAACTGGTCGCTGAAGAATTTGGCGTCGGTCAACCTCGGCGATTCCACCGCCGAACTGATCTCCGGTGATGCGACCACATTCGCCGATGACAGTCCAGGCGTGCGGGGCAGTGCCGATGTCGTCGTGACCAATCCTCCCTACGTCCCCGACGAGGCTGTGCCCCGCGATGCCGAGGTTCGAGAGCACGACCCTGCTGCCGCTCTCTACGGCGGACACACGGGCCTGGAGATCCCGGCACTCATCATCAGACAGGCTGAGAAGCTGCTGCGACCAGGTGGATTCTTCATCATGGAACATTCGGAGGAGCAGGGCCCGGCCGCCCGCGAACTCATCATGTCCACGGCCAGTCTGAGGCAGCCCGCCACCTACCCGGACTACACTGGACGCGACCGCTACACGGTGGCTCATCGTGTCACCGAGGACGACCTGTGA
- a CDS encoding L-threonylcarbamoyladenylate synthase has protein sequence MSRRFDVTQSDIRDLVLDECARVSETGNLLVIPTDTVYGIAADAFSASAVSALLAAKGRGRDMPPPVLVPRAETVFGLVDGVDEKLLALTARFWPGPLTIIANAQPSLDWDLGDTHGTVAVRMPDDEYALALLGRTGPLAVSSANVSGSPAATSADEAIEMLGDDVDIYVDGGVRESGISSTIVDLTGDVPRIVREGPVTGDELREIVPDLLDLDG, from the coding sequence GTGTCGAGACGATTCGACGTCACCCAGAGCGACATCCGTGACCTGGTCCTTGACGAATGCGCCAGGGTCAGTGAAACGGGCAACCTGCTCGTCATTCCCACGGACACTGTGTACGGGATCGCCGCCGACGCATTCAGCGCCTCAGCGGTCTCCGCGCTGCTCGCAGCGAAAGGCCGCGGCCGGGACATGCCGCCGCCCGTCCTCGTCCCGCGCGCGGAGACTGTCTTCGGCCTGGTCGACGGCGTCGATGAAAAGCTGCTGGCACTGACCGCCCGTTTCTGGCCCGGACCTCTGACGATCATCGCCAACGCCCAACCATCATTGGACTGGGACCTCGGAGACACCCACGGGACCGTGGCAGTGCGGATGCCCGACGACGAATACGCTCTCGCTCTGCTGGGCCGAACCGGTCCACTGGCCGTATCGAGTGCCAACGTCTCCGGATCGCCCGCCGCCACCTCGGCGGATGAGGCGATTGAGATGCTCGGTGACGACGTCGACATCTACGTCGATGGGGGAGTGCGCGAATCAGGAATCTCGTCCACGATCGTCGACCTCACCGGTGACGTCCCGCGGATCGTGCGCGAGGGTCCGGTGACCGGCGACGAGCTGCGCGAAATCGTCCCCGACCTCCTCGACCTGGACGGCTGA
- a CDS encoding MraY family glycosyltransferase, which yields MRAYLFILIISALVAYLLTPMVKRVAERGQIFSPLRERDVHSVPTPRLGGVAMFGAVIVGLVFASQTPFLQRIFVDMAPIIGIAGAATVLCVLGIIDDIWDLHWITKLAGQALAAGFMAINGVALLSIPFGGVIIGSPRMSIIITILVVLVTINAVNFVDGLDGLAAGVVAIGGSAFFIYSYGLARDASPESYANLASLITAILVGACVGFLPHNFNPARIFMGDSGSMLIGLLLAASTIRVTGQVDPALLGEERVFATFLPIILPVAVMFLPLLDLGLAVVRRLMAGQSPFSADAKHLHHRMLSLGHSHARAVLILYTWTALIAFGSVMLLLMPWIYVVCIVGGLFAVTLIFTFYPLRVRQKAREEIS from the coding sequence GTGCGCGCCTACCTCTTCATCCTCATCATTTCGGCCCTCGTGGCCTACCTGCTGACCCCGATGGTCAAGCGGGTGGCCGAGCGAGGGCAGATCTTCTCGCCCCTGCGCGAACGCGATGTGCATTCCGTTCCGACGCCGAGGTTGGGTGGAGTCGCGATGTTCGGGGCAGTGATCGTCGGGCTCGTCTTCGCCTCCCAGACGCCGTTCCTGCAGCGGATCTTCGTCGACATGGCACCGATCATCGGCATTGCCGGGGCTGCCACCGTGCTGTGCGTGCTGGGGATCATCGATGACATCTGGGATCTGCACTGGATCACCAAACTCGCCGGGCAGGCACTGGCCGCCGGTTTCATGGCCATCAACGGCGTGGCCCTGCTGTCGATTCCCTTCGGGGGAGTGATCATCGGCTCACCGCGGATGTCGATCATCATCACCATCCTGGTGGTGCTGGTGACGATCAATGCAGTGAACTTCGTCGACGGCCTCGACGGGCTGGCCGCGGGAGTCGTCGCCATCGGCGGCAGCGCATTCTTCATCTACTCCTACGGGCTGGCCCGGGATGCTTCACCTGAGTCCTATGCGAACCTCGCATCGCTGATCACCGCCATCCTCGTCGGCGCCTGCGTCGGTTTCCTCCCGCACAATTTCAATCCGGCACGCATCTTCATGGGCGACTCCGGGTCGATGCTGATCGGTCTCCTGCTGGCAGCATCCACTATCCGAGTCACTGGGCAGGTCGATCCGGCGCTGCTCGGTGAAGAGCGAGTCTTCGCAACCTTCCTGCCGATCATTCTGCCGGTGGCAGTGATGTTCCTGCCTCTGCTCGACCTTGGTCTGGCCGTCGTCCGTCGCCTGATGGCCGGCCAATCGCCGTTCTCTGCCGATGCGAAGCATCTTCATCACAGAATGCTCAGTCTCGGGCATTCGCACGCCCGGGCAGTGCTGATCCTCTACACCTGGACGGCACTCATCGCGTTCGGTTCAGTCATGCTGCTGCTGATGCCGTGGATCTATGTGGTCTGCATCGTCGGCGGGCTGTTCGCCGTCACCTTGATCTTCACCTTCTACCCCCTACGGGTCCGACAGAAAGCCAGAGAGGAAATCTCATGA
- the atpB gene encoding F0F1 ATP synthase subunit A: protein MGTLNAANTTIQAAESGFHAPSMAEFFPAAFLFEGTPFEMNRVMLIRVLATVAVVVLLAVWAKRMKLVPSRFQSAMELAMEFVTVGIAEDTMGKDKAKKFMPLIVAIFFGILFWNVTKLIPFLNMPGTGVIGLPIVLTLTVYVTYHWAGIAEKGFGRYIKDSLILPGVPWPMHILLIPIEFLTKFVTQPFTLAIRLFANMMVGHLLLVLCFSATSFFLFDAANGFQFFSIITFAGGFFVFILEMLIVVLQAYIFALLSCVYINAAISDDH, encoded by the coding sequence GTGGGAACACTCAACGCTGCGAACACAACGATCCAAGCCGCTGAAAGTGGTTTTCACGCCCCATCCATGGCGGAGTTCTTCCCCGCCGCGTTCCTCTTCGAAGGCACTCCCTTTGAGATGAACCGCGTGATGCTCATCCGCGTCCTCGCCACCGTCGCAGTCGTAGTTCTGCTTGCAGTGTGGGCCAAGCGCATGAAGCTGGTCCCGAGCCGTTTCCAGTCAGCTATGGAGCTGGCCATGGAGTTCGTCACGGTCGGCATTGCCGAAGACACCATGGGCAAGGACAAAGCCAAGAAGTTCATGCCGCTGATCGTCGCCATCTTCTTCGGCATCCTGTTTTGGAACGTCACGAAGCTCATTCCGTTCCTCAACATGCCGGGAACCGGCGTCATCGGTCTGCCGATCGTCCTTACGCTGACGGTCTACGTCACGTACCACTGGGCCGGTATCGCCGAGAAGGGCTTCGGCCGTTACATCAAGGACTCTCTGATCCTTCCCGGCGTTCCTTGGCCGATGCACATTCTGCTCATCCCCATTGAGTTCCTGACCAAGTTCGTGACTCAGCCGTTCACCTTGGCGATCCGACTCTTTGCCAACATGATGGTCGGCCACCTACTCCTGGTGCTGTGCTTCTCCGCGACGAGCTTCTTCCTGTTCGACGCCGCCAACGGGTTCCAGTTCTTCTCGATCATCACATTCGCCGGCGGATTCTTCGTCTTCATCCTTGAGATGCTGATCGTCGTCCTGCAGGCCTACATCTTCGCTCTTCTGTCCTGCGTCTACATCAACGCCGCGATCTCAGACGACCACTGA
- the atpE gene encoding F0F1 ATP synthase subunit C codes for MDMLAEVTGSLNTVGYGLAAIGPGVGVGIVIGKTIEGTARQPEMAGALRGNMFLGIALIEALALIGIATPFFLP; via the coding sequence ATGGATATGCTCGCTGAAGTCACCGGCAGCCTCAACACCGTCGGATACGGCCTCGCCGCAATCGGCCCCGGCGTCGGTGTCGGTATTGTCATCGGTAAGACCATCGAGGGAACCGCACGTCAGCCAGAAATGGCCGGTGCACTGCGCGGAAACATGTTCCTCGGCATTGCGCTGATCGAGGCCCTGGCCCTGATCGGCATCGCCACCCCGTTCTTCCTGCCCTGA
- a CDS encoding F0F1 ATP synthase subunit B produces the protein MTPVHILAASENPLLPAWYDIVWSAICLLIVFLVVWKYVLPAFNKTLDERAQRIQGGIEKAEKVQAEADEALAEYQKQLADGRAEAARLRAEAQEEGAQIIANMKTQAHAESERIVAQAQTQIEAERQSAMVQLRSEVGTLATDLASRIVGESLTDDQRSANVVDRFITDLESQSSAQPVKGA, from the coding sequence ATGACTCCGGTACACATTCTTGCTGCGTCTGAGAACCCGCTTCTCCCCGCGTGGTACGACATCGTCTGGAGTGCCATCTGTCTGCTGATCGTCTTCCTGGTTGTCTGGAAGTACGTCCTCCCGGCCTTCAACAAAACCCTTGATGAGCGCGCACAGCGCATCCAGGGCGGAATTGAGAAGGCTGAGAAGGTGCAGGCCGAAGCCGATGAGGCTCTGGCCGAGTATCAGAAGCAGCTCGCCGACGGCCGTGCAGAAGCTGCACGACTGCGTGCCGAGGCTCAAGAAGAAGGCGCCCAGATCATCGCCAATATGAAGACCCAGGCTCATGCAGAGTCCGAGCGCATCGTCGCTCAGGCTCAGACGCAGATCGAAGCCGAGCGTCAGTCCGCCATGGTGCAGCTGCGTTCGGAAGTCGGGACGCTCGCCACTGATCTGGCATCACGCATCGTCGGCGAATCACTCACCGATGATCAGCGCTCTGCCAATGTGGTCGATCGTTTCATCACCGATCTCGAGTCGCAGTCTTCGGCACAGCCGGTCAAGGGGGCGTGA
- a CDS encoding F0F1 ATP synthase subunit delta gives MLQSSRLSLQAVLETANAEISRGDAREIGTGELAIVAVLAENVTLRKALADSSESAEKKQHLLRTLFSTRTTETVLRLSELAVSHRWARTQDLVTSLEVAGVTAIAAAAQASGQLGQVEEEVFRFARLCESEHELARALESDASASAKRALIADLLAGKAQADTITLIEQAVLFPRGLRVATALDQYSDILAARQQRSVADVTVAKPLSEAQTQKLTAALSASYGRDLVLNVQVDPAVVGGVRVQVGDEMMSSTVADRLAEVQRKLAS, from the coding sequence ATGCTCCAGTCGAGCAGATTGTCCCTGCAGGCCGTACTTGAAACCGCCAATGCTGAGATCTCCCGCGGCGACGCGCGTGAAATCGGTACGGGCGAACTGGCCATCGTCGCTGTTCTCGCTGAGAACGTGACGCTGCGCAAGGCCTTGGCAGACTCGTCCGAGTCAGCTGAGAAGAAGCAGCATCTGCTGCGGACTCTGTTCTCGACTCGGACCACTGAGACTGTCCTGCGCCTGAGCGAGCTGGCAGTCAGCCACCGCTGGGCCAGAACTCAGGACTTGGTGACCAGCCTTGAAGTTGCCGGAGTAACAGCTATCGCTGCTGCCGCTCAGGCTTCCGGTCAACTCGGTCAGGTGGAAGAGGAAGTCTTCCGCTTCGCCCGTCTGTGCGAAAGCGAACATGAACTGGCGCGCGCCTTGGAATCCGATGCGTCAGCGTCGGCCAAGCGTGCGCTCATCGCAGATCTGCTGGCAGGTAAGGCACAGGCCGACACCATCACCCTGATCGAGCAGGCCGTTCTGTTTCCGCGCGGACTGCGCGTGGCAACGGCTCTGGATCAGTACAGCGATATTCTCGCGGCACGACAGCAGCGCTCCGTCGCCGATGTCACCGTCGCCAAACCGTTGAGCGAAGCTCAGACCCAGAAGCTGACGGCAGCACTGTCCGCCAGCTACGGACGAGACCTTGTACTCAACGTTCAGGTCGACCCCGCCGTCGTCGGGGGAGTCCGGGTTCAGGTCGGCGATGAGATGATGAGCTCCACAGTGGCTGATCGTCTGGCCGAAGTTCAGCGCAAACTCGCAAGTTAA